From a single Acidobacteriota bacterium genomic region:
- a CDS encoding non-ribosomal peptide synthetase, with protein MEEVFRVRPESRGVIWLPPYHDMGLVGGILVPAFCGIQVFLISPLNFLASPRIWLEAISKYEATHSGGPDFAYSLCVDRPVEPDKLNLKRWTTAFLGAETIRPRTLRVFETTYSPAGFRADSFMPCYGLAESTLMATCRRKESPINLLRVDSDGLRKKVVLPEAPAENGRIVVSCGPVVAGHEIRIVDPETRQALQEQQVGEIWLRGPSVAQGYWGPEYQTRPIFQASIEGEPEERTYLRSGDLGFLRDGELYVTGRLKDLIVIRGKNHDAEDIEQTVKECSEEIREGGCVAFSASPESVDSNDERLVILIALKTRAAADAEFPRKLASGIRKAVTDRHGIHVREVLVVEPGVIARTASRKVSRHTCRKAYIEGSMDIRKRVAFQDRRAGSRELEQAVQSWLVGRIADLTGIPQPSIDVTSKISALGLDSFDAMTIGAQLEELLDEEIDLSLIADFPTIEGLTEHLIEHHYEAFASRADSLHVPKE; from the coding sequence GTTTTCCGAGTCCGGCCTGAGAGCCGCGGCGTGATCTGGCTGCCGCCGTATCATGATATGGGGCTGGTGGGCGGAATTCTGGTCCCCGCCTTTTGCGGCATTCAAGTGTTTCTGATCTCGCCGCTGAACTTCCTGGCTTCCCCCCGTATCTGGCTGGAAGCGATTTCGAAGTACGAGGCAACGCACAGTGGCGGGCCCGATTTCGCCTATTCGCTTTGCGTAGACAGACCTGTCGAACCGGACAAGTTGAACCTGAAACGATGGACTACGGCATTCCTCGGGGCGGAAACGATTCGACCGCGGACCCTGCGGGTCTTCGAGACCACCTATTCGCCAGCCGGCTTTCGTGCTGACAGCTTTATGCCCTGCTATGGGCTGGCTGAGTCCACGTTGATGGCGACCTGTCGGCGCAAGGAGTCGCCGATCAACTTGCTACGAGTCGATTCTGATGGGCTTAGGAAAAAGGTGGTATTGCCTGAGGCTCCCGCAGAAAACGGTCGGATTGTCGTCAGTTGCGGTCCCGTTGTGGCTGGTCACGAAATCAGGATCGTCGACCCTGAAACTCGCCAAGCCCTTCAAGAGCAGCAGGTGGGCGAGATATGGCTGCGCGGGCCGAGTGTGGCGCAAGGATATTGGGGGCCAGAGTATCAAACGCGGCCGATCTTCCAAGCAAGCATAGAGGGAGAGCCCGAAGAGCGTACCTACCTTCGCAGCGGAGACCTGGGCTTTCTACGAGACGGAGAGCTGTACGTGACGGGACGGCTCAAAGACCTTATCGTGATACGAGGCAAAAACCATGACGCCGAGGACATCGAACAAACCGTCAAAGAGTGCAGCGAGGAAATCAGGGAAGGGGGCTGCGTGGCGTTCTCAGCCAGCCCTGAGTCTGTGGATTCCAACGACGAGCGGCTGGTGATATTGATTGCTCTTAAGACTAGGGCTGCCGCGGACGCCGAGTTTCCTCGGAAGCTGGCGTCCGGAATCCGGAAAGCGGTCACCGACCGGCACGGCATCCATGTCCGGGAGGTACTGGTGGTAGAACCCGGCGTCATCGCGCGGACGGCAAGCCGCAAGGTTAGTCGTCATACCTGCCGCAAGGCCTACATCGAAGGCTCAATGGATATTCGCAAGCGGGTAGCCTTCCAAGACCGTCGAGCCGGGAGCAGGGAACTCGAGCAAGCCGTTCAGAGTTGGCTCGTGGGCCGGATCGCAGACCTCACTGGCATCCCTCAGCCTTCCATCGACGTCACCTCCAAGATATCCGCTCTCGGGCTGGATTCGTTCGATGCGATGACAATAGGAGCTCAGTTGGAGGAACTGCTGGATGAAGAGATCGATCTCTCCCTGATAGCAGACTTCCCGACCATCGAAGGCCTTACGGAACATCTCATCGAACACCACTACGAAGCGTTCGCGTCACGAGCTGATTCCCTGCACGTGCCCAAGGAATGA